In one window of Macadamia integrifolia cultivar HAES 741 chromosome 2, SCU_Mint_v3, whole genome shotgun sequence DNA:
- the LOC122072100 gene encoding glycosyltransferase BC10-like isoform X2: protein MQSRSLTIEDGKDPSALPKAPQSRVFPLRILQFFGLFLILGLGISVLSMFMIRYGGVQNVVSTVRSEFQPCLEEPGVLERWIKPPSNLMHSMTDKELFWRASFAPQINEYPFTRVPKIAFMFLTRGPLPLSPLWEKFLKGHEGLYSIYIHSLPSYEAKFPPSSVFYRRQIPSQVSEWGRMSMCDAERRLLANALLDISNEMFVLVSESCIPVFNFSIVYDYLSSSRFSFIGAFDDPGPYGRGRYNENMAPEVDITQWRKGSQWFEEPHLGGLVKGWCSSSYFWKS from the exons ATGCAATCAAGGTCTTTAACAATAGAGGACGGCAAAGACCCTTCCGCCTTACCCAAGGCACCCCAATCGAGGGTTTTCCCCCTAAGGATCTTGCAGTTCTTTGGGTTGTTTCTCATTCTGGGTCTTGGGATTTCTGTCCTAAGCATGTTTATGATCCGTTATGGGGGAGTTCAGAACGTCGTTAGCACAGTAAGGTCTGAATTCCAGCCCTGCTTGGAAGAGCCTGGTGTTCTAGAACGTTGGATCAAGCCTCCGTCTAATCTGATGCACTCAATGACTGATAAGGAGCTGTTCTGGAGAGCATCATTTGCTCCTCAAATAAACGAGTATCCGTTTACTAGAGTTCCTAAGATTGCTTTCATGTTCCTGACGAGGGGGCCCTTGCCGCTTTCACCTCTTTGGGAGAAGTTCCTCAAGGGCCATGAAGGGCTTTATTCAATCTATATTCATTCTCTGCCATCTTACGAGGCCAAGTTCCCTCCCAGTTCTGTTTTCTATCGGAGACAGATTCCTAGCCAG GTGTCTGAGTGGGGCAGGATGAGTATGTGTGATGCTGAGAGAAGACTTCTAGCAAATGCATTGCTTGATATCTCCAATGAAATGTTTGTACTTGTATCGGAGTCTTGCATTCCTGTCTTCAACTTCAGCATTGTCTACGACTACCTATCAAGTTCCAGGTTTAGTTTTATTGGTGCATTTGATGATCCTGGGCCCTATGGTAGAGGACGCTACAATGAGAACATGGCACCTGAGGTTGATATCACACAGTGGCGCAAAGGGTCCCAGTGGTTTGAG GAGCCTCACTTGGGTGGACTGGTCAAGGGGTGGTGCTCATCCAGCTACTTTTGGAAAAGCTGA
- the LOC122072100 gene encoding glycosyltransferase BC10-like isoform X1 has protein sequence MQSRSLTIEDGKDPSALPKAPQSRVFPLRILQFFGLFLILGLGISVLSMFMIRYGGVQNVVSTVRSEFQPCLEEPGVLERWIKPPSNLMHSMTDKELFWRASFAPQINEYPFTRVPKIAFMFLTRGPLPLSPLWEKFLKGHEGLYSIYIHSLPSYEAKFPPSSVFYRRQIPSQVSEWGRMSMCDAERRLLANALLDISNEMFVLVSESCIPVFNFSIVYDYLSSSRFSFIGAFDDPGPYGRGRYNENMAPEVDITQWRKGSQWFEVNRRLAIHIVEDTIFHSKFEEFCKPACYVDEHYFPTMLTIQAPHLLANRSLTWVDWSRGGAHPATFGKADITEDFLKRILEDHNCLYNNEPSTVCFLFARKFAPSALEPLLQLAPKFFGY, from the exons ATGCAATCAAGGTCTTTAACAATAGAGGACGGCAAAGACCCTTCCGCCTTACCCAAGGCACCCCAATCGAGGGTTTTCCCCCTAAGGATCTTGCAGTTCTTTGGGTTGTTTCTCATTCTGGGTCTTGGGATTTCTGTCCTAAGCATGTTTATGATCCGTTATGGGGGAGTTCAGAACGTCGTTAGCACAGTAAGGTCTGAATTCCAGCCCTGCTTGGAAGAGCCTGGTGTTCTAGAACGTTGGATCAAGCCTCCGTCTAATCTGATGCACTCAATGACTGATAAGGAGCTGTTCTGGAGAGCATCATTTGCTCCTCAAATAAACGAGTATCCGTTTACTAGAGTTCCTAAGATTGCTTTCATGTTCCTGACGAGGGGGCCCTTGCCGCTTTCACCTCTTTGGGAGAAGTTCCTCAAGGGCCATGAAGGGCTTTATTCAATCTATATTCATTCTCTGCCATCTTACGAGGCCAAGTTCCCTCCCAGTTCTGTTTTCTATCGGAGACAGATTCCTAGCCAG GTGTCTGAGTGGGGCAGGATGAGTATGTGTGATGCTGAGAGAAGACTTCTAGCAAATGCATTGCTTGATATCTCCAATGAAATGTTTGTACTTGTATCGGAGTCTTGCATTCCTGTCTTCAACTTCAGCATTGTCTACGACTACCTATCAAGTTCCAGGTTTAGTTTTATTGGTGCATTTGATGATCCTGGGCCCTATGGTAGAGGACGCTACAATGAGAACATGGCACCTGAGGTTGATATCACACAGTGGCGCAAAGGGTCCCAGTGGTTTGAGGTAAACCGTAGGCTTGCGATTCATATAGTGGAAGATACCATTTTTCACTCAAAGTTCGAGGAGTTCTGTAAACCAGCATGTTATGTAGATGAGCACTATTTTCCAACGATGCTGACCATTCAGGCACCACATCTCTTGGCAAACAGGAGCCTCACTTGGGTGGACTGGTCAAGGGGTGGTGCTCATCCAGCTACTTTTGGAAAAGCTGATATCACAGAGGATTTCCTAAAGAGGATTCTTGAAGATCACAACTGCCTCTATAATAACGAGCCCTCTACTGTCTGTTTCCTTTTCGCCAGGAAGTTTGCTCCAAGTGCTTTGGAGCCTTTGTTACAGCTGGCACCAAAGTTTTTTGGGTATTGA